A single Drosophila miranda strain MSH22 chromosome XR, D.miranda_PacBio2.1, whole genome shotgun sequence DNA region contains:
- the LOC108153168 gene encoding somatostatin receptor type 5 has product MLTWLIMMRLLHSARGGGEGPSTDSYPNTTAWNESLFTTELSQRWDSGRSSTIQPEEPPLYSTDLPTYEHCIATRNSLADLFTVVLYGIVCIVGLFGNTLVIYVVLRFSKMQTVTNIYILNLAIADECFLIGIPFLLYTMRICSWRFGEFMCKAYMVSTSITSFTSSIFLLIMSADRYIAVCHPISSPRYRTLHIAKIVSAVAWSTSAVLMLPVILYASTVEQEDGINYSCNIMWPDAYKKHSGTTFILYTFFLGFATPLCFILSFYYLVIRKLKSVGPKQATKSKEKRRAHRKVTRLVLTVITVYICCWLPHWISQLALINSNPAQRDLSRLEILIFLLLGALVYSNSAVNPILYAFLSENFRKSFFKAFTCMTQQDINAQLHLEPSVFTKQGSRRRGGSKRLLTANAQVPQLQPNNAGNNNSSTATSSTTTAEKTASTGAQGKSSSSNGKLATAPKAHPRDPENLIICLGEQQGEAFCTMARRGSGAMQQTDL; this is encoded by the coding sequence ATGTTGACCTGGCTAATAATGATGAGGCTGCTGCATTCGGCCCGGGGGGGAGGAGAGGGGCCATCAACCGATTCGTATCCAAACACCACGGCCTGGAACGAAAGCCTCTTCACCACAGAACTAAGCCAACGGTGGGACAGCGGCAGGAGCTCTACGATCCAGCCAGAGGAACCACCGCTCTACAGCACGGACCTGCCCACGTACGAGCATTGCATAGCCACCAGGAACTCGCTGGCGGACCTGTTCACGGTGGTGCTGTATGGAATCGTGTGCATCGTGGGGCTGTTTGGGAACACGCTCGTGATCTATGTGGTGCTGAGGTTCTCCAAGATGCAGACGGTGACCAATATCTACATCCTGAATCTGGCCATAGCGGACGAGTGCTTCCTGATCGGCATACCCTTTCTGCTCTACACGATGCGCATCTGCAGCTGGCGCTTCGGGGAGTTCATGTGCAAGGCGTATATGGTGAGCACCTCCATCACATCGTTCACCTCGTCGATCTTCCTGCTGATCATGTCGGCGGACAGGTATATAGCCGTCTGTCATCCGATATCCTCGCCCCGATATCGCACCCTGCACATAGCCAAGATCGTGTCGGCCGTGGCCTGGTCCACGTCTGCCGTACTGATGCTTCCGGTGATCCTTTACGCGAGCACGGTGGAGCAGGAGGATGGCATCAACTACTCGTGCAACATTATGTGGCCGGATGCGTATAAGAAACATTCGGGCACAACATTCATTCTGTACACCTTTTTCCTGGGCTTCGCCACGCCGCTCTGCTTCATTCTCAGCTTCTACTATCTGGTCATACGGAAACTGAAGTCCGTGGGGCCCAAACAGGCGACCAAGTCCAAGGAGAAGCGGCGGGCCCATCGCAAGGTCACACGACTGGTGCTGACCGTCATTACGGTGTacatctgctgctggctgccgcACTGGATATCCCAGCTGGCGTTGATCAACTCGAACCCGGCTCAGCGCGACCTGTCGCGCCTGGAGATACTCATCTTCCTGCTGCTGGGCGCCCTCGTCTACTCAAATTCGGCCGTCAACCCCATTCTGTACGCCTTTCTGAGCGAGAACTTCCGCAAGAGCTTCTTCAAGGCCTTCACCTGCATGACCCAGCAGGACATCAATGCCCAGCTGCACCTGGAGCCGAGCGTGTTCACCAAGCAGGGCAGTCGTCGTCGTGGTGGCTCCAAGCGGCTCCTCACCGCCAATGCCCAGgtgccgcagctgcagcccAACAATGCTGGCAACAATAATTCCTCGACGGCCACCTCCTCCACAACGACGGCGGAGAAGACAGCATCGACAGGGGCCCAGGGGAAATCCAGCAGCTCCAATGGCAAATTAGCCACAGCTCCCAAAGCACACCCCAGGGACCCGGAGAATCTGATCATCTGCCTGGGGGAGCAGCAGGGGGAGGCCTTCTGCACCATGGCCAGGAGGGGTTCCGGTGCGATGCAGCAAACTGATTTGTAA